The Octopus sinensis unplaced genomic scaffold, ASM634580v1 Contig18616, whole genome shotgun sequence genome contains the following window.
ACTTATAGGGACACCGTAGTTTGTTATGCAACCattatatactataaagtatattaaatgctttATAAGTCACTagcttaaccttttcgttactgtatttattctgagatgctctgtgtttcttccaattactttaactataacaaagaactttgtaaaataacttggttatcattcagctagtgataggaacataaattgtgactaagggttggtggaagattttcattgaaaacttatgaaaacaagacatttgtactcagaaccagagccggtttcagccaggttggtaacgaaagggttaaaatccaCACTTATGcagacttttaagctagctcatGCAGAGAGCTAATTAGACTAGTGACCCAAAACTAAtgagagctaaatagcatgactataatacatcAATAATGACTATATTCCCCTGTAGTGTTTGATCAGAGATTAAGggtggatgagaattaattctgtaatgcaatcattcgaTTGTTCCAGCCCCaatttgaattccaactgttggccaatttgtctcTAAGTTCTTATCtcaacataaaattaatgaagcaaATGTCATCCATCTCCCCCTTCATCTCTGACATCATCTGACAAACGCCAACCATTTTGGCATAAATCAGTCAagttttacctgctagaaataacaaccaaaatacttttaaatcagATTCCAATGTTgcatgttcaagaaccaaatgaagggcagattttcaatcccaggatcatcctgattccaagaAGGATTCCATATGTCTATGGAGAGCAAATGTAGAATGAGATACGGGGGgtcccagacagacagaatttcatgtttattattatagattattgCGGTCTACTGTTGACAATTCTCCTTCTTCTTGAAGTAGACTCTATGTCACCAAACAAGGTGATTTGAAAGCAAGacttgtatatttatctatttattttatttgtttgtttatttatgtttatttatttatttcttttatatatatttcagacatAATAAAAGTTAACAATTTAAATGTGAATCAGTTAAAAGAACGAATTATTGTCTACTTTTCCATAGTATTTGAATCTGTATTCTAACATTTCGAAGACGTGGCTTtcaaatggaaaattttaatgacTGCAGCATTCCGATATTTAACGACTATAAAACTGCCGAGAGACATGAGTGGGAAaggatatgtgttgtgtatgtgtatgaagaggagaggggggaaagagagggggagaggggaagagggacggtggagagagaaagaaagagagtatacatatatcatcatcatcattattatcgtttaatggacattttccatgctagcatgtgtttgacagtatacatgtgagtgtgtgcgtgtgtttgtgtgtgttcatgtgtatatgtatatgcacgcacataacaaaatatgtatacttacacacacacacacatatatataaataaatgaagggtTAAGGCAAGTTAGGcagatcaatatataaattatattaaatacatgaaatagcaaaaatgtattgggttgtccggaaagttcgtgccgatttatagtagcttacttttcgacttattttagaacatggttgagtccataaaataggatttgactacacctctattaagagcacagtttaagctatcttttcatggaagaaggtttatgttcctataacctgtgttaattctgtaaccctttaaaatggaaagtaagaaagctcattttcggcatttgatgctttgggaaccagacaaaaattgctgcagctcggctgggatgtgttaccccaccctccatattcaccagatattgctccttcggatttcctcttattcaggtctctgcagaatagtcttaatggtaaaaatttcaattccttggatgatgtaaaaagatactttgatgaattctttgccttgaAAGCACcgcaattctgggaagagggtattttcaagttaaaggaaagatggagacgcattgtgaaaCAATATggttatatttggttgattaaaaatgtaaaggcaaatatttattgacctttttctttccattaaaaatcagcatgaactttccggacaacccaatataacccctttaattctctatatcatttgtattctgtgtaagtcggacctttttctatacatacatgtatataatttttgtatttcatacatttaatatactttatatattgatctgtctaattTGCTTATCCCTACATTTACCCCTATACTCACTCAAATTTAAATCACTTGAACATTCCGAATGAATAAGGGGATGCAATCCAATGGTAGAAAGAATTCTACAAATTAGGTTCTACAAAGCTAGTCAGAAGGGCAAGGGTTCATGTGAGCGTGCGGTAAatagttaataaaaaataaacaggaaaaaaaggacaagaaaaaaatcaacaacatgaGGATGTAGTACATGCAAAATGTGGGTGTGggtctttttgtttttgatgttgcaTGATGtttataaatgagtgtcaccgtCACACAAGCagagtcattcatttccaatgatGTGCTTGGACATGTCAAAGCATgaggaaatattagcttgcttggaaacaggtgagagttggtgacaggaaaggcatccagccgtagaaaatgtACCTTAGCAAACTCCGtctggaaaagtggatgttaaaacaattaaGATGATGGATGTGAAgggtttgttggtggtggttgttgttaagcaacaagatgggtaagggtgatggtctagggcttaggggtgggagaccccagaccttggggtaaaaaaaaaactttggtcgtcttgttgtagtcgagggctcttcgttgacgctcgacaccactgggaggtggctctcaaagttgctggaaatggagatctccaggtccaaattcttgaacggctgttggtggtggtggtggtggtggtgctgctgctgctgctgatgatgatcatgatcaccaccaccaccaccaccaccatcaccatcatcaccatcaccaccaataataacaacagcaacatcctaATTGTTTTTAATAGCTATGCATGCAGTAATGCTAGATACAGCTTCAACGAAACCTTTCACAGACATGCACACTGGACGGCCACCATGTCACCGAACCGTTTTGATATGGTTACATTATGTTTGTTCCGATAAAGCACAGTCAGTGCACTCGTCTGGATGGGGACACAAAACGGCGCCGGAATACTGGGATCAAGGGTAGCAACAATTGCATACTTGCTGCGCATTAACGCATGGTTAGTTGAGTTAATTTGCTCCAAGTTTGTTGGACATTTTCCAGAACAATAGTTAGCATTGTATCCGACAGGTGCATAAATTATATTATGCCAACCAATTTCTACAAAGCTAACATACCATGAAGTTAAATGGCAATTGACTTGAACTGATTCTGAAGAATTCGATGGTGGTGTGGTACTTGCATTTATGGTGCCATTAGCTCTCGTTGTTGTATCTTGAAGTGGTGATTCTGATGCCAATTGTACACGACGTTTCTTGCGAAGATTATTGCTGCTTATATTAAATGGTTCGATGTTTTCGTATATTACCAAAAGAGGGCACTTCCTATTTGTTCTTTCAAACAAGCAGGAATGATTTTGgggattcagcaaaagagaagatTCTATGGTGAAGTTTAATATGGTCTTCTTCAGAGCAAAACTTTGCAAAACCATGTCAGTGACGTTTATTACATAAAACGAAGAATTGCTTCTCGGGGAAACTTGGACAAAAACGCctgaaaatataaagcaaatgaGAACTGATTAAGAGTTATGTAAATTTGGGGGTCAGACAAacacatttctttatttctatgaaaGATTACACTTTAGAGTGGAAAGCAAAaagaaggtagcaagctggcagaaccattaacatATTGGACAtggtgccttgtggtatttcttctgattttttcacattctgaattcaagttcAGCTGAggccatctttgcttttcatacccctggagtcaataaaataagctccagataagtactggtgttggtgagatcaactaacccctcccctcaaaattacaggccttgtgcttaaattagaaaccatgACAGAAAGAAAAGCCTCAAGATGTTATGATGTTCATGTCTTTCCCAAAGGTATTAATGATGCAGGTAAATTTTAATTAAGTCATGAGTTTGATTTTATTTCACTGTAAGCAATTAAAAACAATAGAAGAGATACAAATAATACAGAGATACAAAAGGAGTTATAGAtgctatagaaatataaatggagatataaatctatatatatatataaagctgaagcattgctcgggtttgtttcggccCTTTAGAGTTGGAATTTTTGaatagtaaaaattttgcattatgtagcctgttattctctttaagtgaacatttttctggttgaaatgcactgaaaaatggtgacacagtagtcaaaaaatcgtaataaatagggattttcatagaaaaaagcaccttattgatgtaaataatttttggtgttaacatggtccgatttgaattttttcttctatggaaggaagagcaagccttcttctatcatactctcaattttggtcaacttgcgccgcagggtctcggagaagataatgatagttgaaggctaccaaacctgccacacacagacaacttcagctttatatagagagagattaatgcAATGCCAACAgtaaaagaagcagaaaaatcCTGGGAAGGATAGTGTTTGGTGAACAAATCACAATGCAATAAGATTGTTCCAATGAgaacaatggtggtggtgttgaagggTTGGGGCTATATCAATACAAGAGGTCAGCTGAGATGCTGCAAAACACAAATGGCTGGAAAAGTCCAGGAAATGAAAAATTATCAGATTttttagaataaatatttaataggaATACGTGAGGCACTAGCAAAAGATATTTAATAGCAAAAAAGACTTGGAAACAACACCAAAGTGGTTAACTGAGTGGAAAACCATTTTCATCCTTTGTGTAAACTACATGGCCATATCTTGCCTTTCTTCAGCTTACAAAAGCTTAACTGCAAAATAGCAAATGattgataaacaaaaagaaaagcaactTATTTCCAGAAGAGTAGGAGAGATGCTACAAAGATTCATATAACCATAAAGATAaattacaataaaagaataaccaTATTTGAAGACtgttgaagaagaaagaaaggtctGAGAATGATGTGGACTGACTCCCAGAAGGCTTTTGGTATTATCCTCCCCATGTGAATCTTAGAAGCCTTAGGCCTGAGTagcaataataaacaaaaaa
Protein-coding sequences here:
- the LOC115231476 gene encoding bone morphogenetic protein 4-like isoform X2; this translates as MLIRLPIILLCAFVSSEQNGNTQRFYSSRARSSTTTASCTNCGTTITEPTTSKPKSHADLRMFHQMVEYYLLSNLDSEVSPTWSNHTSAPDYMIRLYQYMTSKKQKNIHWKSSPREAIRGYYIIDGVFVQVSPRSNSSFYVINVTDMVLQSFALKKTILNFTIESSLLLNPQNHSCLFERTNRKCPLLVIYENIEPFNISSNNLRKKRRVQLASESPLQDTTTRANGTINASTTPPSNSSESVQVNCHLTSWYVSFVEIGWHNIIYAPVGYNANYCSGKCPTNLEQINSTNHALMRSKYAIVATLDPSIPAPFCVPIQTSALTVLYRNKHNVTISKRFGDMVAVQCACL
- the LOC115231476 gene encoding bone morphogenetic protein 2-A-like isoform X1; the encoded protein is MLIRLPIILLCAFVSSEQNGNTQRFYSSRARSSTTTASCTNCGTTITEPTTSKPKSHADLRMFHQMVEYYLLSNLDSEVSPTWSNHTSAPDYMIRLYQYMTSKKQKNIHWKSSPREAIRGYYIIDEKSTLQNLVFNVSCQPLNETITHVELVLSRCSSTLEPFDPTGSSQLKSIMSDVNMTVSMAMDGSQPIDSVFVQVSPRSNSSFYVINVTDMVLQSFALKKTILNFTIESSLLLNPQNHSCLFERTNRKCPLLVIYENIEPFNISSNNLRKKRRVQLASESPLQDTTTRANGTINASTTPPSNSSESVQVNCHLTSWYVSFVEIGWHNIIYAPVGYNANYCSGKCPTNLEQINSTNHALMRSKYAIVATLDPSIPAPFCVPIQTSALTVLYRNKHNVTISKRFGDMVAVQCACL